The Candidatus Kryptobacter tengchongensis nucleotide sequence TGATTGATTCATTATTCAGAACTCTCTTTTCAGTAAATATAGACTTACTTGGTGGAATAGAAAAGATCCCAAACTATGTCAGTAGTGTTTCAATTACAGACGATATAATTCTTCATGGAGGAAGAATCCTTACCTTCTTATTTGAAAAAAATACAAATGCTTTCAGTGTAGCTTCAATTTTAGAAGTAAAAAGATCCAGATCTCAACTTCTTTCATCTATAGAAAAATCGCAAAAGTTTCTTGGATATGTTAAAGAGAAAAATGTTGATTCTGAAACAGCAATAATATACTATAATTCAGAGGAAAGAGAATACCATCTGAGGTACAAATTTAATGGCGAACTAAAAGAGCCTTCTATACTCAAAGAAAATGATGTAGAAAATTTTGTAAAATCAATCCAGAAAGTAAAATCAAATATTGAAAGTGGTCAAACAATTATTTCTACAAATGATCTTGTGATAATAGCTGCAACATCTCTTGTGGCGGCTGTAAAAAGCGGACTTCTCGATCCTGTTATAGAAATAGCTATAAGCTTATTAGGAGGAGAACAAGCTAAGTTAGTGAGAAATGTTCTTGATTCACAGCTTTTTACCCCAGGAACAGTAGCTGGAATTATTTCCGGAGTTCTTGGAGATATATTTTACTTTGATCTGGGAACCATGTTCAAAAATCTCTCTGAAGAGAGCTCTCCAGGGAGTGGTAATACGAAAACCAAATACAGAGAATGGTTTCCAGCATGGACAACAAATCAAGCAGATTTCAAAAACAACTTCATTATAGAATGGGATTGTGGTGCTAAACTATATGATGATTCTATAACTCAGTACAAGGATGGGAGAAAAGAACTCTTTGGATTGAGCTGCACACAGCCAGCTGATCAAGATATAAAACACTTTGAAAATGTTATAACATTATCTTCAATCAAACAAGAAGGAGTCCAAGGATGGACTGACTATAACTGGTTCCTTAACAACGATGGAACAAAATCCACTTTCCCATATATCTTATTTCAAGATCCTTCATTTGGCGGGTTAGTTCTTATAAAAGGTTCCAAGTTAGATAGCTCCTCAAAGCAGTTTTTACAGAGCTGTGGTGCTGATACATCCGAAACACCAAAATCATATTTTTCCGAAAGAGAAAAAGGTAACTGCGCCCTCAACACTGCCTTGCAATCTGTAATAGGGAACTTAATAAAAAACCTGAGTAGTAGCCCAAGGTATTTAGTGAATTTAAACCATCATTAATTTATACTCTGTCACAAAACTTGATTTATTGTATAAAATTCTTACCTAATCATACCCCATTGCAACTACGCTCCCGCTTAAAACCTATTCTTCCTGTAAGAATCTTTACTAAAAGTTAAAAGAAAATTGAGAGAAGTTTAATTAAAATACAGTATTCGAATCTCTTATAAGAAAAATACCATAACACAAATATGAAAAAATCAATTTTTCTTTCATGTAATGCACTATGATAGATGATTTCTTAATCAAAGGTGAAATATTTTAGATCCATATTTATTCTCCTTCCTTCAGCGTGACATCATCCCACCACTTTGCATACTTTTCGGAACTCTTACTTATTTTAAAACCGATGATTTCTGGAACAGTATATGGGTGAATTTTTTCTACTTCCTGCTTGAGTTTATCAAAGAGATACTCTTTTGTTTTTACAACTAAAAGGAGTTCTGGATCATCTTGAACTTTTCCTTCCCAAAAATATATAGACCTAACGCCCTTTATAATATTCACACATGCAGCCAATTTGTTCTCAACAAGCGTTCTTGCTATCTTGACGCCGCTTTCCTCATCTGGAACAGTTATGAAGACTACAAATTGCATATCAAGAAAACAAAAATTATAAACATAAAGAGAAAATTACAATATTACAGAAAAAATCAAGGTCTGAATATAAGGTATTGTCTTCTTCCGGTGCAAACAGGAGAAACCCAGTAGTCTCCAGAGATAAGTTTTTCAAAATCTGTTTCAAGCTTTGAGAAAATAGAAAGCATTCTCTCTTTTTCTGTTAGTTCCTTTACACCTAGCTTTTCTTTGAGTTTTTGCTCTATGTTTTTCGGAAGCGCACAATAACCATCAGTAACACCTTCAAGCCACTCTTTAGAACACGCCCAAGATTCAACCATAAGTGCAAAATATTCATCAGATGGATCATCTGAAGCTCCGCCTGGAATAGAATACCATAGTTCTGTCCCTGTTGGCTTGAGAACACAAAAGTAATGCAAGCTTTGCCCATCTCCTTCGTGTTCCCATGATATATAATCTTTATCTGGATCAGGTTCAGCAAATTTTATATACCATTGGGTCACAGATCTGGTAAAAATGTTTCCTCCTCCCGCCTCTACAAGTTTAACAGGAGAAAAATCCATAAGATCAAAGTTAGCAGCATAAAAAATAGAAGTTCCCATACTTCTTGGAAAATATTTTCTACCATTATACTTTGGTTCAAATTTTTCAGATCCAGGGAATTCATACATATACTTGAGTCTGATACCTGCAAAATCTCCTAAAACACAATTTTCAGGTCTTCCTTCTTTACATATATCTTTATATTCAACGCAATTCCCGTTATCGTCTCTTTCCTTACATATTCTAGCATTCTTGGATATGAAATCAGCAACAGAAGATAGAGCTTCTAAAAACTCATTCCTCGGGCATAGGTCATTTCCTAAAAAGTATGTTCTGATATCATCCGGTGAAGGAGTTATAAAACATACATCAGGTGTTTCAAGCATAGGAAGAAGTATCCTCATTGAAACCTCATAATTCATAAAAACTCTAAAGGCAAATTTAGTGAGTGCTGGAAGACCAACCTGATAGAATATATCAACTCTACCCGGATCAGACGGGAAAATCTTTTTCAGAACACTCAGGAGAATTCCAGGAAATTCTTTCGTCAGGAAATTATTCCAGACCATCTTTGCAACAGACATATGGAGTATAGACTCAAAATAAAGTGTTTCCTTTGAATTTGTAGATTCTATATAATCTTTCCAATTTTCAAGAGCTTCATATATGAAAAGCATATCTGTGCTTAAATCAGGGTAGAAATTCTTCACATCGTCTTTAGATACAAACTTGAAAAAAATAGGTAAGAATCTGCGAGCTATTACTGAACCTGTATCATTTATTATCTTTGCGACTGTCAGTTCATCTATGTAAAATTTTGATTGCTCTATGAGTTCAACTCCTCGCTTGGCACGAGTTCCGATATCATATGCGGGGCCAAAATAAAACCTATCATTAGATGGATCATTATCAAATGTTGTTCCTATGGGATCATTATTGGCAGTAAGGATGTATCCAGACTCTGGATTTATAGCCCGCGGTGTGAAATCATCATTCAATTCACTTTGCCAATAACCTCTTTCAGAAAGTTCAGGAAAATAAGGTTTTTCAAACGAGCGGATAGGATAATCTGCATGCGGATAATATGCTATGTTTCCTTTTGTATCTGCGACTATAAAGTTTTGCGCGCCCGCTTGGAAAAATCTGTGAAACGATATAGCTTCAAAAACATCTCTTGCCTTTGGATGTGAATAAAAAGCAGCAACTTCAGATGTCGGCTTGAATCCCGTCCAAACGAACAAGACAGCATAATTATCTATACTGTTTTCCGAACCACCTGCAAGATCAACATCACTTATACCATAGGCTATAACTCTTTTTATAGCACCTCTTACTTCCTTTTCAAGATTCTCGTCTCCCCCCACATTTATTTTAAGAACATCTAACAATGCGGAAGTGAAACCTTCTTGCTCCATCTGATCATTTGGTTCAACAATAGTGCCAAGATCTGGAACAAGCAAGTATTTAATTTTTTTCTGATCAGAATTACCAACATTCACTACATCCTCAATAACTTCCGCTTCCTTCCATGATTCACCCCATTGGACATAGTATCTTTCATTCTCTTTCTTGACTTTTGTCAGAAGAACATCGGAAACATCTGCAGCAACAACTGTCACTCCCCAGCAAACATTTTTACCGCCACCAATAATTACAATAGGTACTCCCGGAAATGTAAATCCTTTGGCTGAATAAGTTGGAGTTTCTATGTGTATTGGCAACCAAACTGCAGGAGAAGGAATAGGAAGATGAGGGTCATTTTCAACATAGGAGTATCCAGTTTTGGTAATCCTACCAGATATAACAAAGTTGTTAGAAGCTCGTGGTATCTTAAATATATCAAAAAAACTTTCAGAAAAAGGATTAATCCTACTCCTTGGGAAAGTATCCACAATACTAACCTTTTCAAGGGAACCAAGAGAAAATTTCCTTTCAAAATCTGTTCCAAAAAGAGCTTGAAATATTTTCAATATTCCCTCTGTGAACAAAGAAGATGAGAGTGCAAAAGCTCTGATTTTTCCCATAGCAACTACTTCCTCAGGTTTCAGCTTTTCAGGGATAACGCCAAGTAGCTGATACTGAGGTGGGATACGCGCTTTAATTCCTCCAAATTCTCTGCCAGCTATGGCATCATCTATATATCTATTAACCCCATCAATGAATATCTTTATCTTTTTGGCTATACCTGTATCCTCAAAACTGTTATAAGTTCTTCTTGAAAATTCAGCGAATCCAAGTCCTCTGACGAACTTATCGAAAGTAATTTCATTAGGAAATATCTCGGCAACTCTACCAACGGCCATTCTTCTTGACATATCTATTTGGAAAAGTCTATAGTGAGCCTGTATCCACCCAAGGACATAAAACGCATCTTCTTCACTTTGAGCAAAAACATGAGGAGTTCCACACTCGTCTATTATAACCTGAACAGGTTCTGAAAGATGATATGGCTTGCTTCTATCAGCTTCACTACAGGCAGAAGATAAAAACGCAAATAAGATAATAAAAATAAGAAATACAAACATAAATTATCAACCTCCTTTAAAACTGATAAGCAATCGTTCCAATAAGGGCAAATGGATTTGATTTCTTTACACCGACCTCTCCTGGTCTTTCGAGTTCTCTGAGTTTTTCGGTCGCAAAAAGATAACCAATTCTCAGCGAAACGAAAAGCGAGTGATTTAGTTCAGGATCTTTTTCTCTTTTTTCTTTCAGAAGATAGTTTCTCACCTCAATGTCAGGTTCAAAGCCAAGAAAACTTCCAGATTTGCTATCAATTGCTGATATAAAAGCTGGAACTATAACAAAGTTTTGAGCTTTTATGTTCAAAGAGAATTTACCATAACCAGCAGACCAAACTCTTCTTGATTCAAGAACATTCGTAAAACCCTTTTGCCATGGCTGAGATAACTTTTTCCCACCTACAAATTGAAAGAGTATAAGAGCAGGTCTATAATTAGGGTCAAAGGTAAAACCTCTGAACTGCTTACCTCTTCTATTTGTATCAAAATCAAACTCATCATCTCCGGGTGGAGAGGCATAACCAAATTCAAGTATTGGGAAAAACATTTCGGAAATTCTATATCCAGCTCTCACAACTCCACCAAAAGAATTTACATTCAATGTCTGATCCTTATATGGAGTAAAACTACCAAAGAGTCCGGCAAATTCTTCAGCAAAATAAAGACTCCCGGATTCAATTTCTGAATAAACAGATATAAGAAAAGCTCTGGAGTTTGAAACATATTGAGTTCTCATAGTAGTATAAGCTCCACCCTTTATTTTCTTTGCGTCATAAAGAACAGCTAAACCAAAATCATCTGTATCTGCATCAAGTATATCTGAAGATCCTTCTTGAACAACAGCTCCTTCGACTGTTTTATTTATGAAAACAGCGGTCAGCAGATTTGAATCAGCCCCAAGAGGTTTGGTAGCAAAAAGCGCACGTGCAAATGTATCCCCAAAGTCATCATATATTCCATCTCCTGAATTAACAGATATACCAAGCCCCCAGTGAGAAGGAACAAAACCAAGCATAAAAAGTCCAAACTTCGTAAGCCCCTGAATATAAAGCCTTCTTATCCTCAATGGTGGGATCTCCTGACCAACAACATCATTAAAAGATATATTTTCCGCAAGAGGAGAATCTGAAGCTCCCTTCACATTATAACCCCAAACTACATTGTCTGCCAGATCAAACCTACCGTTGAGCTTAAGATTATCTGTCCCCAGTGAAGTCTTCAACATTAGGCGTGAGTCAGCATAATTGAAAAGAGGATCTAAACCCTGCATTTCAACAAGCGAGATATTACCAAGAACTTTGCCTCGTGTTCTCAGATAGCCTTCAAGATCAAGATGAAAACCTACAAAGATTAAAACTTGTATAAACATAATACAGAAAATCTTAAAAAATTTTTATGGAATTATATGGGAATTTATAAATTTTTATATATTTCAAACATACACAAGATGATGAGAAAAAACACCAAAGATAATAATCATTACGACATTCCAGATGAAATAAAATTGAAAACGGATAATTCAAAAGAGACAAAGAAGAAGGATGCTCATTTACTTTAATTTATATCACCAAATTTTCTTGCCACAATAAGGTTAACTATTCCAAAACTTATATCCTCTATTTTCTCTATTTCAAAACCTTTACTCTCAATTATCTTACGGATATCATCTTTTGTGTAAAAATTCAAAATAGTTTTACTCATATACTCATAGGATTTTCTATCTCCGGTTAGAATTCCTGCCAAAAAAGGTATCACCTTCATAAGATAGAACTTGTAGAGAGAGTAAAGAATCTTATTCATTTGTGGTTTTAGTGTATCAAGTATGATAAACCTTCCCCCGGGTTTGATAACTCTCATCATATCGTTCAAAGCCTTTAGTCTATCCTCAAAATTTCTCAGAGAGAATGACGTGGATACGGTATCAAATACCTCATCTTTGAACGGCAAATTTTCTGCATCTGATACAACAAAGGAAACATCTTTACAAAAATGCTTATTTTTCCTTCCCCACTTTATCATCTTTTCACTTATATCTGTGGCTAAAACTTTTTTAGTTCTACTGGAGCAGGACAATCTTGAAGATAGCTCACCAGTTCCACAAGCAACATCAAGAGTTAGCCCATAAGCATACTCCACAGCTTTGTTTCTCCATCCCCCATCAAGTCCCAAAGACATAACTTTGTTCACAATTTCGTAAAAAGAAGCTATGGAATTGAAAAGAGACCTCACTTTTTTCTTATCTAAAAAAGGATTCTTCGATAAACTGTCAGACATTCCTACGGTATTGAGTTTAATTATATAAACCTATTAAATACAGTTTCGAATGTTTCAAAAAAATTTAGAAAACAACCGCAGAGAGCGAAAAACATCATATATTTATGGATTCATTAATAAAGGAGATTGAATAAGGGTAAGATCATAGGGATTTAAGAAATATACGAACACCATAAGAGCTACTTGGATCAAAGAATAATATAAATCATCTTTTTGAATACGCAAAAAATCTAAGATGTTTAAGAATACTAGAATAATATAGCTATAGCTTTCTACTTTTTCTGGACTATCATCTTGCTGCCAAATAGCTTAGGAATCAATTACTTTTATATTAGGTTCTGAGTTCTCCATAATTATGTTTAGTTGCCAGACAAAGCAGAATCAACTGAATTTAAAAAGTTAATTGGAGATTTTGTTTTACCTATTTGTGGAATGAGTTATGAAACTCTCAACAGAAAAAATCATGGGAAACACTTAAGATTTTCATATAAAGTCAGATCTGTAAGATACCCTAGAGAGAATTGGGAACTCTGCACTTTCTAGTGTAATCCATAATATTTATGGAATAAAATGGTAATCACCTAGTATTAATTAATAACGTCGCAAATCTTTTGAATTAAATTAGGATTACATATCTATTGAAAGCTCATTCCATAAATCACAATTTTGATTCCGTTCCTTTACTTTGAGTTTTGCAATATTCTGAAGTTCCTCTACGCCTTATGTCTTGTTTATAGCCCTCCTTATCTGCTTAAGCATCTGTATATCTCTTTTATCCTTTTATCATCTCCATCAGTTGTTTCTCTTCCTCACCAAACTTATCTTCCATGTCTATTTGGATTCCTTCCTTTAGTCCCTTTTCAATTCCTTCTTTTAGCCTCCTTTTCAATCCTTCTTCAATACCTTCCTTCTTACCTATCCCAAACAGCCTCGTCTTTGTCAAATCTATCCTCCTTATCTCTCTCATTGCATCCTCTACCTCTCTTTCCTTCCCTACCAAAGTTTATCTTTTTTTCACTAAATCCATGAACTTCCATCTTGACGAAAATTTATAGATCGCTATCTTATGGGTTATCTCCATGGAATCTGCCTCCCTACCCAAAATGCCAAGTGCATTTACATAAGGATTTCTACCCGAAACCTCCTGAATGGTATGCTTGATAAATCTATACTTGATAAATCTATAACCTTGAAAATTAAAATTGATTGAACCAAATCTTGTTCTCTAGGAAAATCCAGATGGTATCTTTTTCCCAATGAATAAGACTATACTGAAGAATCTTATAATACCAATATTCAATATAAAATACTCAAGCATTCTCAGGGAAAAATCTCTTTGATACCGAATTTGGAAATCCATATGAACCACTGACTTTTCATTCCTTTGGGAGATGACACATATTTTTATCAAAACTCTTTTCCCTTACTTCTGTCAGCTCGACATTCTGTATCTTGATCCTTGTTGCCCTGGTCCAAAGCATTGAGAGAATCTCTTTTTCCGAAACCTCAAAGATTTCCCTTAAAGATATGTCAAATTCCCCTATAATTGCAAATATGAATTAGAATAACTAATTTGTAATGTTTTCAGTTCGAAAATTTACATATAGCATCTATAAATTTCAGAATGCGTCATATTAAAAGGGTGAGGAAATTACATTTTAAAATAGTATAAATATATTAAAAAATTAAATTAAATTAATGTAAAATGACTTTAATGTAATGCATTCATGAACGAAGGTGTTTAATCTCATTCCTTTTTTCTGTTCATCAGTTCATCTATGACTTTCTGTCTGTATTCAAAAATTTCTCTAACTCTGCCACAAACCCATTTTCCTACGATTAGATTAGATATTCTTGGAAATGGAATCATAAAAATCACTTCGTCAATGACTTTTGTATTATTTTCATCGATTGCTACGAAAAAATGGTCATGCTTCCACAATGAATAAGGACCTTTAATTTGGATATCTGTAAATCTATTTGGAGGAACCCAGTTAGTTATCAAAGTGCGCCAGCGGAAAGGAATACCATATAGCTTAAGACTGTAGTTAATAATTGTTCCCTCCTGAACATCTGGAGTACTTACATTAAGTATACGGAAGTTCAAAAATTGGGGAGTTATTATTTCTAAGTTTGTCGCTTTACTAAAGAAATCAAATACATCGAGCAAATTTTTTCTTACAACCTGCTCTGCTCTTAGCTCATATTGAAGTCCATATTGTCTTAGAGTTACCATGAATAAAATTTATTTTAATATATCTAAAAGTAAACGAAAAATTTTAAAATCAGAAATTTAAACTTGCAAAACATAACAGATCAGGCACAACCAATTAGCAATAATTGGGGAAATATAAATCAAAGGATGTCTAAAAGATAAAAACCTTTAACTTCGCACTTGAAAGAAATAAAAAAGCTAACTATTCCCGTTAAAGCATAAATTCTTTTAAACATAGAGATATATAAGATATGTCTTACATACAAGAGTTGCTTTCAAAGTTAGAGGAAAAAAATCGGAACGAACCTGAGTTTCTTCAGGCAGCAAAAAGCTTTATATCATCGTTAGAACCGACAGTTAAAAGACATCCAGAATTTGTAAAAGCCAAAATATATGAAAGAATAATTGAACCAGATAGGATCATAGTATTCAGAGTGGTATGGTTAGATGATAAGGGAGATATACAAATTAATCGGGGATACAGAGTACAGTTTAACAACGCAATAGGTCCATACAAAGGGGGTTTAAGATTTCATCCTTCTGTAAATATAAGCATAATGAAATTTTTAGCGTTCGAGCAAGTATTCAAAAATTCTCTTACAAACTTGCCTATGGGTGGAGCCAAAGGAGGATCGGATTTCGATCCAAAGGGTAAATCAGATGCTTTGTCTAATATTTTTAGCCCTTGCCTTAAGATTATTGAAGGACAACAGCTCAACAACCATGATTTATATCATAAAAATTCTCCAGATGACTGAAATTTCTACATTTTCTGCAAGTATATTGGACAAAGCACAAAACATCTAATCACTGCATAAACAACTTTTTCATCTTGGACAAATTTTTCATAGTCATATCCTTCAGTAAATTTTTCAATTTTTTCTATATGTTCAAAGATATCCCGAAGAAAATCAATGTAAGTTCTTTTAGACATATAAAACCTCTTTGAGGATATATTTTCCTATTTCAGGTTTTAGTGCTTTTTTCATTACAAGGTCCACCT carries:
- a CDS encoding demethylmenaquinone methyltransferase / 2-methoxy-6-polyprenyl-1,4-benzoquinol methylase, producing MSDSLSKNPFLDKKKVRSLFNSIASFYEIVNKVMSLGLDGGWRNKAVEYAYGLTLDVACGTGELSSRLSCSSRTKKVLATDISEKMIKWGRKNKHFCKDVSFVVSDAENLPFKDEVFDTVSTSFSLRNFEDRLKALNDMMRVIKPGGRFIILDTLKPQMNKILYSLYKFYLMKVIPFLAGILTGDRKSYEYMSKTILNFYTKDDIRKIIESKGFEIEKIEDISFGIVNLIVARKFGDIN
- a CDS encoding Acyl-homoserine lactone (AHL) acylase PvdQ, which produces MFVFLIFIILFAFLSSACSEADRSKPYHLSEPVQVIIDECGTPHVFAQSEEDAFYVLGWIQAHYRLFQIDMSRRMAVGRVAEIFPNEITFDKFVRGLGFAEFSRRTYNSFEDTGIAKKIKIFIDGVNRYIDDAIAGREFGGIKARIPPQYQLLGVIPEKLKPEEVVAMGKIRAFALSSSLFTEGILKIFQALFGTDFERKFSLGSLEKVSIVDTFPRSRINPFSESFFDIFKIPRASNNFVISGRITKTGYSYVENDPHLPIPSPAVWLPIHIETPTYSAKGFTFPGVPIVIIGGGKNVCWGVTVVAADVSDVLLTKVKKENERYYVQWGESWKEAEVIEDVVNVGNSDQKKIKYLLVPDLGTIVEPNDQMEQEGFTSALLDVLKINVGGDENLEKEVRGAIKRVIAYGISDVDLAGGSENSIDNYAVLFVWTGFKPTSEVAAFYSHPKARDVFEAISFHRFFQAGAQNFIVADTKGNIAYYPHADYPIRSFEKPYFPELSERGYWQSELNDDFTPRAINPESGYILTANNDPIGTTFDNDPSNDRFYFGPAYDIGTRAKRGVELIEQSKFYIDELTVAKIINDTGSVIARRFLPIFFKFVSKDDVKNFYPDLSTDMLFIYEALENWKDYIESTNSKETLYFESILHMSVAKMVWNNFLTKEFPGILLSVLKKIFPSDPGRVDIFYQVGLPALTKFAFRVFMNYEVSMRILLPMLETPDVCFITPSPDDIRTYFLGNDLCPRNEFLEALSSVADFISKNARICKERDDNGNCVEYKDICKEGRPENCVLGDFAGIRLKYMYEFPGSEKFEPKYNGRKYFPRSMGTSIFYAANFDLMDFSPVKLVEAGGGNIFTRSVTQWYIKFAEPDPDKDYISWEHEGDGQSLHYFCVLKPTGTELWYSIPGGASDDPSDEYFALMVESWACSKEWLEGVTDGYCALPKNIEQKLKEKLGVKELTEKERMLSIFSKLETDFEKLISGDYWVSPVCTGRRQYLIFRP
- a CDS encoding Glu/Leu/Phe/Val dehydrogenase, dimerisation domain translates to MSYIQELLSKLEEKNRNEPEFLQAAKSFISSLEPTVKRHPEFVKAKIYERIIEPDRIIVFRVVWLDDKGDIQINRGYRVQFNNAIGPYKGGLRFHPSVNISIMKFLAFEQVFKNSLTNLPMGGAKGGSDFDPKGKSDALSNIFSPCLKIIEGQQLNNHDLYHKNSPDD
- a CDS encoding Ligand-binding SRPBCC domain-containing protein, translated to MVTLRQYGLQYELRAEQVVRKNLLDVFDFFSKATNLEIITPQFLNFRILNVSTPDVQEGTIINYSLKLYGIPFRWRTLITNWVPPNRFTDIQIKGPYSLWKHDHFFVAIDENNTKVIDEVIFMIPFPRISNLIVGKWVCGRVREIFEYRQKVIDELMNRKKE
- a CDS encoding divalent cation tolerance protein, which codes for MQFVVFITVPDEESGVKIARTLVENKLAACVNIIKGVRSIYFWEGKVQDDPELLLVVKTKEYLFDKLKQEVEKIHPYTVPEIIGFKISKSSEKYAKWWDDVTLKEGE